In Thermoanaerobaculia bacterium, a genomic segment contains:
- a CDS encoding methylmalonyl-CoA mutase family protein has translation MREKPPSPLVPEGVAEGRRRWSEKARRSFDKVPPWKSDFTTVSSQPVPELAAPDSQPGFDYERDLGWPGEYPYTRGVQPTMYRGKLWTMRLFAGYGSARQTNARFKYLLEHGQTGLSTAFHLPTLYGYDSDHPMAKGEVGKCGVAVDSLADMETLFDGIDLGAVTTSMTINSTAPIALAMYLAVAEKHGTPWEKVGGTLQNDILKEYIAQKEYIFPPRPSMRLITDQFRFCAERVPKWNTISISGYHIREAGSTALQELAFTLRDGVEYVKYGIDAGLDVDTFAPRLSFFFNSHNDFFEEVAKFRAARRVWAKTMRERFGAKDPRSWMCRFHTQTAGCSLTAQQPYNNVVRTAIQALAAVLGGTNSLHTNSLDETLALPTDFAVKVALRTQQIIAHESGVANTIDPLGGSWFVEEMTTGMEQGTFDYFRRIDEFGGMVEAIEAGFPQREIMDAAYRYQRALDDGEKIMVGVNEFTDTGEEPPLPILSIDQSTEDEQRRALGEVKRTRDGKAVVSTLSALRQACRDGANVMPALVEAVKSYATIGEISDVMREVFAVYEEPVVF, from the coding sequence ATGCGCGAAAAACCGCCGAGCCCGCTCGTCCCCGAGGGAGTCGCCGAGGGACGCCGCCGCTGGAGCGAGAAGGCCCGGCGCAGCTTCGACAAGGTCCCGCCGTGGAAGTCGGACTTCACGACGGTCTCCTCCCAGCCCGTGCCGGAGCTCGCCGCGCCCGACTCGCAGCCCGGCTTCGACTACGAGCGCGATCTGGGGTGGCCGGGGGAATATCCCTACACCCGGGGCGTGCAGCCGACGATGTACCGGGGCAAGCTCTGGACGATGCGGCTCTTCGCCGGGTACGGATCCGCGCGGCAGACGAACGCCCGGTTCAAGTACCTCCTCGAGCACGGCCAGACCGGGCTTTCGACGGCCTTCCATCTTCCCACGCTCTACGGGTACGACTCGGACCACCCGATGGCGAAAGGGGAGGTGGGCAAGTGCGGGGTCGCCGTCGACAGCCTCGCCGACATGGAGACCCTCTTCGACGGCATCGACCTCGGCGCGGTGACGACCTCGATGACGATCAATTCGACCGCCCCGATCGCGCTCGCCATGTACCTGGCCGTCGCCGAGAAGCACGGGACCCCGTGGGAGAAGGTCGGAGGGACGCTCCAGAACGACATCCTGAAGGAATACATCGCGCAGAAGGAATACATCTTCCCGCCGCGGCCGTCGATGCGGCTCATCACCGACCAGTTCCGGTTCTGCGCCGAGCGCGTTCCGAAGTGGAACACGATCTCGATCTCGGGCTATCACATCCGGGAGGCGGGCTCGACGGCGCTCCAGGAGCTCGCCTTCACGCTGCGCGACGGCGTCGAGTACGTGAAGTACGGGATCGACGCGGGTCTCGACGTCGACACGTTCGCGCCGCGGCTCTCCTTCTTCTTCAACTCGCACAACGACTTCTTCGAGGAGGTCGCCAAGTTCCGGGCGGCCCGCCGCGTCTGGGCGAAGACGATGCGCGAGCGGTTCGGCGCGAAGGACCCGCGCTCGTGGATGTGCCGCTTCCACACGCAGACGGCCGGCTGCTCGCTGACGGCCCAGCAGCCCTACAACAACGTCGTCCGCACGGCGATTCAGGCGCTCGCCGCCGTCCTCGGCGGCACGAATTCGCTCCACACGAACTCCCTCGACGAGACGCTCGCGCTCCCGACCGACTTCGCGGTCAAGGTCGCGCTGCGGACTCAGCAGATCATCGCGCACGAGTCGGGGGTCGCGAACACGATCGACCCGCTCGGCGGATCGTGGTTCGTCGAGGAGATGACGACAGGGATGGAGCAGGGGACGTTCGACTACTTCCGCCGGATCGACGAATTCGGCGGGATGGTGGAGGCGATCGAAGCCGGGTTCCCGCAGAGGGAGATCATGGACGCGGCCTACCGGTACCAGCGCGCGCTCGACGACGGGGAGAAGATCATGGTCGGCGTCAACGAATTCACCGACACGGGCGAGGAGCCGCCCCTCCCGATCCTCTCGATCGACCAGTCCACCGAGGACGAGCAGAGGCGCGCGCTCGGCGAGGTCAAGCGGACGCGCGACGGGAAGGCGGTCGTCTCGACGCTTTCGGCGCTCCGGCAGGCCTGCCGCGACGGGGCGAACGTGATGCCGGCGCTGGTCGAGGCCGTGAAGAGCTACGCGACCATCGGGGAGATCTCCGACGTCATGCGCGAGGTCTTCGCCGTGTACGAAGAGCCGGTGGTGTTCTGA
- a CDS encoding aminotransferase class I/II-fold pyridoxal phosphate-dependent enzyme gives MRDARPFFPAPDETDGSLSGVATGVVGSEILKIAADVRQALARGEKLVNLTVGDFSPAQFPIPVRLQEEIARAYREHQTNYPPSDGVLALREAVAELLAKDQGLAYPLESLLIAGGARPILYGTYRTILDRGDTVVYSVPSWNNNHYAHLTEVRAIELEGQREKGFFPSAAEFAPHLPEARLLVLNSPMNPTGTVVDPSELAKIAEMVVEENARRRRSGRKALFILYDQIYSALHFGNARRSSPPELVPETFAFTVLLDGISKQFAATGLRVGWAAGPPALIARMRDILGHVGAWAPKPEQVATARFLGDAAAVAEHRKTFAAAIRSRLDLLYGIFRRMKEEGLPVDAIEPQGAIYLSARFDLAGGELAGTPIRSNEEIRKLLLEKAGIAVVPFQAFGYRPENGWFRLSVGAVSEDEIRGCEERLRALVSSVKVAVAS, from the coding sequence ATGCGCGACGCGCGCCCGTTCTTCCCGGCCCCGGACGAGACCGACGGCTCCCTTTCCGGCGTGGCGACCGGCGTCGTCGGCTCCGAGATCCTGAAGATCGCCGCCGACGTGCGCCAGGCGCTCGCGCGGGGCGAAAAGCTCGTGAACCTGACGGTCGGGGACTTTTCTCCGGCGCAGTTCCCGATTCCGGTTCGACTGCAGGAGGAGATCGCGCGGGCTTACCGGGAGCACCAGACGAACTATCCCCCCTCCGACGGCGTGCTCGCGCTCCGCGAGGCCGTCGCCGAGCTCCTGGCGAAGGACCAGGGGCTCGCGTACCCGCTCGAATCGCTGCTGATCGCCGGCGGCGCCCGGCCGATCCTCTACGGCACCTACCGGACGATCCTCGACCGCGGCGACACGGTCGTGTACTCCGTGCCTTCCTGGAACAACAACCACTACGCGCACCTGACGGAGGTGCGCGCGATCGAGCTCGAAGGCCAGCGGGAAAAGGGGTTCTTTCCTTCGGCGGCCGAGTTCGCGCCGCACCTTCCGGAGGCGCGGCTCCTCGTGCTGAACTCGCCGATGAATCCGACCGGGACCGTCGTGGACCCGTCGGAGCTCGCGAAGATCGCCGAGATGGTCGTCGAGGAGAACGCTCGCCGGCGCCGGTCCGGGCGGAAGGCGCTCTTCATCCTCTACGACCAGATCTACTCGGCGCTGCATTTCGGGAACGCGCGGCGATCGAGCCCGCCGGAGCTCGTCCCGGAAACGTTCGCCTTCACCGTGCTGCTCGACGGGATCTCCAAGCAGTTCGCCGCGACCGGCCTGCGGGTCGGGTGGGCCGCCGGTCCGCCCGCGCTGATCGCCCGGATGCGAGACATCCTGGGGCACGTCGGCGCGTGGGCGCCCAAGCCCGAGCAGGTCGCGACGGCGCGGTTCCTCGGCGACGCCGCGGCGGTCGCGGAGCACCGGAAGACGTTCGCCGCCGCGATCCGGTCGCGGCTGGACCTCCTCTACGGCATCTTCCGCCGGATGAAGGAAGAGGGGCTGCCCGTCGACGCCATCGAGCCGCAGGGGGCGATCTACCTCTCGGCGCGCTTCGACCTCGCCGGGGGAGAGCTCGCGGGGACGCCGATCCGTTCCAACGAGGAGATCCGCAAGCTTCTCCTCGAGAAAGCCGGGATCGCCGTCGTGCCGTTCCAGGCGTTCGGGTACCGCCCCGAGAACGGCTGGTTCCGTCTCTCCGTCGGCGCCGTCTCGGAGGACGAGATTCGCGGGTGCGAGGAGCGGCTGCGGGCTCTCGTCTCCTCGGTCAAGGTCGCGGTCGCGTCCTAG
- a CDS encoding VOC family protein — MNESAGLGLLGFDSFHFLVADLERSHEFYTKLLDWPLVAKSTKELTERSAQHSNVYSAGDIRVVVSTPLSDRGRAATFLRSHPDGVSSISFRVKDVEQTWDYLAPRGATFLSDIETYRDNDGGTYRRFLIATPLGDLAYRFVERRDFRPFAPEFDAVPVDDSSKAPRNRLGFEILDHVTSNALTMAPVVLWYREVLGFDEYWNIQFHTEDVKKGGEHGSGLKSIVMWDPSSELKFATNEPLKPFFRESQVNIFTEENRGPGVQHIALRVPEIIPVVDEMNHRGVKFLDAPQTYYDNITRWLSEKHVSRVKEPLDDLRRLNILVDGEDEKYLLQIFMKDGHQLWSDPKAGPFFYEVIQREGDPGFGYGNFRTLFEAIEQEHHSVKEAEVEMETRPVG; from the coding sequence GTGAATGAATCCGCAGGCCTCGGCCTGCTCGGCTTCGACTCCTTCCATTTCCTCGTCGCCGACCTCGAGCGGAGCCACGAGTTCTACACGAAGCTCCTCGACTGGCCGCTCGTCGCGAAATCGACCAAAGAGCTGACCGAGAGGAGCGCCCAGCATTCGAACGTGTACTCGGCCGGCGACATCCGGGTCGTGGTCTCGACACCGCTCTCCGACCGCGGGCGCGCGGCGACTTTCCTGCGCAGCCACCCCGACGGGGTGTCGTCGATCTCCTTCCGCGTGAAGGACGTCGAGCAGACGTGGGACTACCTCGCCCCGCGCGGCGCGACGTTCCTCTCCGACATCGAGACCTACCGGGACAACGACGGCGGAACGTACCGGCGGTTCCTGATCGCCACGCCGCTCGGTGACCTCGCCTACCGGTTCGTCGAGCGCCGGGACTTCCGCCCGTTCGCCCCGGAATTCGACGCCGTCCCCGTCGACGACTCCTCCAAGGCGCCGAGGAACCGGCTGGGGTTCGAGATCCTCGACCACGTGACCTCGAACGCGCTGACGATGGCCCCCGTCGTCCTCTGGTATCGCGAGGTGCTCGGGTTCGACGAATACTGGAACATCCAGTTCCACACCGAGGACGTCAAGAAGGGAGGGGAGCACGGCTCGGGGCTCAAGTCGATCGTGATGTGGGACCCGTCGTCGGAGCTCAAGTTCGCGACGAACGAGCCGCTGAAGCCCTTCTTCCGGGAGTCGCAGGTCAACATCTTCACGGAGGAGAACCGCGGTCCCGGCGTCCAGCACATCGCCCTCCGGGTTCCCGAGATCATTCCGGTCGTCGACGAGATGAACCACCGCGGAGTGAAGTTCCTCGATGCGCCGCAGACCTACTACGACAACATCACCCGGTGGCTCTCGGAGAAGCACGTGTCGCGGGTCAAGGAGCCGCTCGACGACCTTCGGCGGCTGAACATCCTGGTCGACGGCGAGGACGAGAAATACCTCCTCCAGATCTTCATGAAGGACGGACACCAGCTCTGGAGCGACCCGAAGGCCGGGCCGTTCTTCTACGAGGTGATCCAGCGGGAAGGGGATCCCGGTTTCGGCTACGGCAATTTCCGCACGCTGTTCGAGGCGATCGAGCAGGAGCACCACAGCGTGAAGGAAGCCGAAGTCGAGATGGAGACCCGCCCCGTCGGATAG
- a CDS encoding 3-phosphoglycerate dehydrogenase family protein: protein MKILVADKFEKSGLEGLAATGSEVLFDPDLKDDALGSRLAETGAEILVVRSTKVTAPILEKSRALALVIRAGAGVNTIDLAAASRKGVFVANCPGKNGIAVAELAMGLILSLDRRIPDNVEALRRGEWNKKEFSKAKGVFGRTLGVAGMGTIGREVAARARAFGMRVVAWSRSLTDARAEMLGVERAADVLDLARRCDVVSVHLAAAPETKGLFGADFFAAMRPGAFFVNTSRADVVDAAALLAALDGGTIRAGLDVFPKEPAESKGAFDDALARHPNVVGTHHIGASTDQAQEAIAAETVRIVRVYLETGKVENVVNVARRPPATHLLVVRHRDRVGVLAHVLGALKIDGISVQGMENTVFEGAQAACARIELDKEPAGGTLETIRSGSDDIYSLSVTPLR from the coding sequence ATGAAGATCCTCGTGGCGGACAAGTTCGAGAAATCGGGGCTCGAGGGGCTCGCGGCGACCGGCTCGGAGGTCCTCTTCGACCCGGACCTGAAGGACGACGCGCTCGGGAGTCGGCTCGCCGAGACCGGCGCGGAGATCCTCGTCGTGCGTTCGACGAAAGTGACGGCGCCGATCCTGGAGAAGTCCCGCGCGCTCGCGCTCGTGATCCGGGCGGGCGCGGGGGTCAACACGATCGACCTCGCCGCCGCCTCGCGGAAGGGCGTCTTCGTCGCCAACTGCCCCGGCAAGAACGGGATCGCGGTGGCCGAGCTCGCGATGGGCCTCATCCTCTCCCTCGACCGCCGGATTCCGGACAACGTCGAGGCGCTCCGCCGCGGCGAATGGAACAAGAAGGAGTTCTCGAAGGCGAAGGGAGTCTTCGGCCGGACGCTCGGGGTCGCCGGAATGGGGACGATCGGGCGCGAGGTGGCGGCGCGCGCGCGGGCCTTCGGGATGCGGGTCGTGGCCTGGAGCCGGTCGCTCACGGACGCGCGCGCCGAGATGCTCGGCGTCGAGCGCGCGGCCGACGTCCTCGACCTGGCGCGCCGGTGCGACGTCGTGTCCGTCCACCTCGCGGCCGCTCCCGAGACGAAGGGACTCTTCGGCGCGGACTTCTTCGCCGCGATGCGGCCCGGCGCGTTCTTCGTCAACACGTCGCGCGCGGACGTCGTCGACGCGGCCGCGCTGCTCGCCGCGCTCGACGGCGGCACCATCCGCGCGGGTCTCGACGTCTTCCCGAAGGAGCCGGCGGAGTCGAAGGGAGCGTTCGACGACGCGCTCGCCCGACATCCGAACGTCGTCGGGACCCATCACATCGGGGCCTCGACCGATCAGGCGCAGGAGGCGATCGCGGCCGAGACCGTGCGGATCGTCCGGGTCTACCTCGAGACCGGCAAGGTCGAGAACGTCGTCAACGTCGCGCGCCGGCCCCCGGCGACGCACCTCCTCGTCGTGCGGCACCGCGATCGCGTCGGGGTGCTCGCCCACGTCCTCGGCGCCTTGAAGATCGACGGAATCTCCGTCCAGGGGATGGAGAACACGGTCTTCGAGGGCGCGCAAGCGGCCTGCGCGCGGATCGAGCTCGACAAGGAGCCGGCCGGCGGCACCCTCGAGACCATTCGATCCGGCAGCGACGACATCTATTCGCTGTCCGTGACGCCGCTCCGGTAG
- a CDS encoding homogentisate 1,2-dioxygenase — protein MIDRWTQGIIPDKPHTVFRDPETGALLYEECFTRVGFDGPYSILYHRHAPTDELTCEPSERGFRWEPSERGSEPLKRRLFDSRAVAAGGAMLDARTPLLHNPDVVISVARPTASDDAFVVNGDGDDLFFVERGSGAVQSPFGRLPFRARDYVVVPKGCPYRFLFDGAENTLFGIECRRGFHVPAQFRNDAGQLKMDAAYTHRDFVRPVLEGPGETESAPREIFGKRLDRWTRRTLPASPLDVVGWDGYAYPVAFPIAKFQAKTGLIHLPPTIHITFATGGAVICSFVPRMTDTHENAIPCPYPHSSVDCDEVIFYVDGNFTSRRGVGKGSISLHPAGVNHGPHPGAYEASIGSKSTKELAVMIDTFLPLERTRAADAIERGDYHDSWKVRIDKPTTEIT, from the coding sequence GTGATCGACCGGTGGACGCAGGGGATCATCCCCGACAAGCCGCACACCGTCTTCCGCGACCCGGAGACGGGTGCCCTGCTCTACGAGGAATGCTTCACCCGCGTCGGTTTCGACGGCCCCTACTCGATCCTGTACCACCGCCATGCCCCGACCGACGAGCTCACCTGCGAGCCGTCGGAGCGCGGTTTTCGGTGGGAGCCGTCCGAGCGGGGCTCCGAGCCCCTGAAGCGCCGCCTCTTCGATTCCCGGGCGGTCGCCGCCGGGGGAGCGATGCTCGACGCGCGCACGCCGCTTCTCCACAACCCGGACGTCGTGATCTCGGTCGCGCGGCCGACGGCCTCCGACGACGCGTTCGTCGTCAACGGGGACGGCGACGACCTGTTCTTCGTGGAACGGGGCTCCGGCGCCGTCCAGAGCCCGTTCGGCCGCCTCCCGTTCCGCGCGCGCGACTATGTGGTCGTGCCCAAGGGCTGTCCGTACCGGTTCCTCTTCGACGGCGCGGAGAACACGCTCTTCGGCATCGAGTGCCGGCGGGGGTTCCACGTGCCCGCGCAGTTCCGAAACGACGCCGGGCAGTTGAAGATGGACGCGGCCTACACGCATCGCGACTTCGTGCGGCCCGTGCTCGAGGGGCCCGGGGAAACGGAATCCGCTCCGCGGGAGATCTTCGGCAAGCGGCTCGACCGGTGGACCCGCCGGACGCTTCCCGCCTCGCCGCTCGACGTCGTCGGCTGGGACGGCTACGCCTACCCGGTCGCCTTTCCGATCGCGAAGTTCCAGGCGAAAACCGGCCTGATCCACCTGCCGCCGACGATCCACATCACGTTCGCGACCGGCGGCGCGGTGATCTGCTCGTTCGTCCCGCGCATGACCGACACTCACGAGAACGCGATCCCGTGCCCGTATCCGCATTCGTCGGTCGACTGCGACGAGGTGATCTTCTACGTCGACGGGAACTTCACGAGCCGACGCGGCGTCGGCAAAGGCTCGATCTCGCTCCATCCCGCGGGCGTCAACCACGGACCGCACCCGGGCGCCTACGAGGCCTCGATCGGCTCGAAGTCGACGAAGGAGCTCGCCGTGATGATCGACACGTTCCTCCCTCTCGAGCGGACCCGCGCGGCCGACGCGATCGAGCGCGGCGACTACCACGACTCGTGGAAGGTGCGCATCGACAAGCCGACGACCGAGATCACCTAG
- a CDS encoding sigma-54 dependent transcriptional regulator: MKSGKGNVLLVEDEKPALDLLRKILEAEGFRVVTATNGREALDRLEDEIVDVVITDLAMPVMTGTELVARLQALSDPPPVIVVTAHGSKEAGRELINRMGAYDYLSKPFQPDDLILKIERAVEMRAMREVNRVLSGQLKGRVALDGIVGNSAAMQNIFKLVLKVARSNATVLIRGESGTGKELIARAIHQRSRRADNPLSAINCAAIPETLLESELFGYERGAFTGADRRKLGLFEVASGSTLFLDEIGDLSLPLQGKILRALQEKEIRRVGGNEAIPVDARVLAATNRELEQMMKEGTFREDLYYRLNVIPIVLPPLRDRREDIPEIAERFVRRAAEEHGQPLREISPEAMRVLVAYDWPGNVRQLESILERAVLLSEGGGVEVDDLPPEIRRPRSAAASIHVEIPAEGIDIEEVERALLLQAMEKSDWVIARAAKLVHLTYRTMQYRLEKFGIRKPE, encoded by the coding sequence ATGAAGAGCGGGAAAGGGAACGTCCTCCTCGTCGAGGACGAGAAGCCGGCGCTCGACCTGCTGCGGAAGATTCTCGAGGCCGAAGGTTTCCGCGTCGTGACGGCGACCAACGGCCGCGAGGCCCTGGACCGGCTGGAAGACGAGATCGTCGACGTCGTCATCACCGACCTCGCGATGCCGGTGATGACCGGAACCGAGCTGGTGGCCCGGCTGCAGGCCCTCTCGGACCCGCCGCCGGTCATCGTCGTCACCGCGCACGGCTCGAAGGAGGCCGGCCGCGAGCTCATCAACCGGATGGGCGCCTACGACTATCTCTCGAAGCCCTTCCAGCCGGACGACCTGATCCTGAAGATCGAGCGGGCGGTCGAGATGCGCGCGATGCGCGAGGTGAACCGGGTGCTCTCGGGCCAGTTGAAGGGCCGCGTCGCGCTCGACGGCATCGTCGGCAACTCCGCCGCCATGCAGAACATCTTCAAGCTGGTGCTGAAGGTCGCCCGGTCGAACGCCACGGTGCTGATCCGCGGGGAATCGGGCACGGGAAAGGAGCTGATCGCGCGCGCGATCCACCAGCGGAGCCGCCGCGCCGACAATCCCCTCTCCGCGATCAACTGCGCCGCGATCCCCGAGACGCTCCTCGAGTCGGAGCTCTTCGGTTACGAGCGCGGCGCGTTCACCGGCGCCGACCGCCGCAAGCTCGGCCTCTTCGAGGTGGCTTCCGGGTCGACGCTCTTCCTCGACGAGATCGGCGACCTCTCCCTGCCTCTCCAGGGGAAGATCCTGCGCGCTCTCCAGGAGAAGGAGATCCGCCGTGTCGGCGGCAACGAGGCGATCCCCGTCGATGCGAGGGTCCTCGCGGCCACGAACCGAGAGCTCGAGCAGATGATGAAGGAGGGAACGTTCCGCGAGGATCTCTATTACCGTCTGAACGTGATCCCGATCGTCCTTCCCCCGCTCCGCGACCGGCGGGAAGACATCCCCGAGATCGCCGAGCGGTTCGTCCGGCGCGCCGCGGAGGAGCATGGCCAACCGCTCCGCGAGATTTCCCCCGAGGCGATGCGGGTGCTCGTCGCGTACGACTGGCCGGGCAACGTCCGTCAGCTCGAGTCGATCCTCGAGCGGGCCGTGCTGTTGTCGGAGGGAGGAGGGGTCGAGGTCGATGACCTGCCGCCCGAGATCCGGAGGCCGCGTTCGGCCGCCGCATCGATCCACGTGGAGATCCCCGCCGAAGGGATCGACATCGAAGAGGTCGAGCGGGCTCTCCTGTTGCAGGCCATGGAGAAAAGCGACTGGGTCATCGCCCGCGCGGCGAAGCTCGTCCATCTCACCTACCGGACGATGCAATACCGGCTCGAGAAATTCGGGATCCGGAAGCCGGAATGA